The Sinorhizobium fredii genome contains the following window.
AAAATCCGAATACAACAAATACCGAATTCGGTTTCTCTAATTCGTAGCTCAAAAGGCGAAGAGTTTGATAGTAGTGTTCTTCAAAAACCGTCTCGTGAAATTTCCATTTTGTAGGATTAACAATTGGGAGCTGCTCGTATTGCTTCCAGAATTCATCAATCTGAGCGTCAGGGATGTTGACATCAAGAGATTCGATATCAGCGTCGCTCTTTTCTCCATCATTCAGCACTGCGTCGAAAAGTTCATTCTCGATGCACGGCACTTCTGACATTCGGGCCTGTGCACGAGCGAGGTCGTAGGAAATTTCGATGTTGTCGCTGCCGTCTTTAAACCAATACACCGAACCGTGCAGCTGAAGGAGGTTTACCTGTGGGATGCTCTTGCTGTGTCGGTCAAACACACCCTGGTCTCGGAAGAATCTGTTGAAATTCTTGGCGTACATATTCCGCTTTATGAAGCCAGAGCCTCCGTCATTTAGAATAAAATCTGCGTAGCCATGCCGCAGCATCCTTTCCGATACGTGTGCAATCAAACCATCGTAATTTGTTGTGAAAATGTTGGCTCTGTTCTGCTCTCGTTTCTTTGCGGTCAGCGCCAACACGGTTTTGAGAAAGCGCTCGTAGTTTTCCAGAACTTCCCATTGAATTGCGTTGAGCGACGAATAATCACCGATCTGGAAGTCTGACGCTGGCTTAATCACCTCTTTCACGTACCAAGAAAAGATAAGCGTCTTTATCTTGCGATTACCTTCAAATTGGGTCGCTAATGTTTCAAGGGTATGAGACTTCCCGGCGTCCTTTTTTTTGAGTTTAACAGCTAATGTCGGCAGTAGTCCGTAGGATGCTCCTGACCCTAGAAGAAAGTTCAAGTTTTTATCAAATATGTCGCTGCGATTTATGTTGGACAAAGTCGCGTCTCGTGCTTTGCGTGTGGCGAAGCGCAAGATACCACCTTCATCTTCCAAAGCGCAATCGCGACTAGAGCGGAATTGCTCTAGGGTGGCGAGTGCAAGACTTGGAGCTTAAGGAAATTACACGTACGCGAAGGAGGAGCGTGCGTTCGACGTGAACGTGCCTTGTTATCACCTCATGTTGAGTTGCAAGCGATAAATCCCGTGGAAAGGCATAGAGGTTCGTTGACTGCAACCATAGATGCAGCGAGTTATCTATGGGTCTGTGCCCCCTGGAATTCGGGGCAAGGAATGGTCTAACAGGATGCCGGGGGGCGGGCGTGGCAGAAGACTTACTGGAAGGATATTATAAAATCCGGATAGATCGGAGATGGGATTTAGAAGACCTGTACAAGTTTCCTCGCGCTTATGAACAGGTATATTTTGCTTTTTTCTCTCTTATGCCGCATGACGACGAATACACTAGATCAAGAATTGATCAGGCCTACGCAACCTTCCCTTGGCGCGGCGGATATAGCGCGGTAAATTTCTATAATCACCTAAAATACACGGTTCCAAAGCGGCAACGTCCTGCAATCAAATCGCTTCAATATGCCTCCCCGGGCTGGATAGAGCTAATTGCAGTCGCGGTAACGGTGTCATTTTTGATCTCTCGTGTAGTCAAGAGTGTCTGCGCGTCAATCGATGCAGCAAATAACACCTACTCGAACATTCATCGGGAGTTGGCAGATCGAAAGCTTCTTAGGATTGAAGTTGAGAAAAAGGAGCTGGAACTTCTTCAGCATAATCTAGACTTTGTTCGAGGCGCAAACCTCGAAATGGCCGAGTTGCTGCAAATTCCCCCGACGCAAATTGCGGAAATTAATCGTCGGACGGGCAGCGACCTAAAGACGCTGAAGATTTTTCTATCCGTGTTCCGCCGAATAAGAATCCTTGCCGACTATCAAAACAAAGGCAAGGCGGACCTGTAGGTAGGGTCAAGCGCGGTTAGGTTCCTACTGCGACCCGCGTGCTACTGCGCATGGCGACGTTGATGGTATCTCCCTCACACGAGGCGGTTCTCGCTGTATTGAGAATCTGATTTAACTGCGGACTTCACTTGGCAATGTGAGGCTATGGAAGCGAAAGATTTCATTCGAAAGTGGCGGGACTCCGCGCTCAAGGAGCGTGCTGCTGCCCAAGCGCATTTTTTGGACCTTTGCCGCTTGCTAGGTGAGCCCACACCCGCAGACGTTGATCCATCAGGCGTCGACTACGGATTTGAGGTCGGTGCGACAAAAACCACCGGAGGCAGGGGGTTCGCCGACGTCTTTAAGCGCGGCTTCTTCGCCTGGGAGTATAAAGGGGCAAAAGCGAACTTAGACGCCGCTTTTGCTCAACTTCAGCGATATGCCGTTGCGCTCGACAATCCGCCTCTGCTCGTTGTGTCAGATATCGGTAGCTTGATCCGTATCCACAC
Protein-coding sequences here:
- a CDS encoding SIR2 family protein, producing the protein MEDEGGILRFATRKARDATLSNINRSDIFDKNLNFLLGSGASYGLLPTLAVKLKKKDAGKSHTLETLATQFEGNRKIKTLIFSWYVKEVIKPASDFQIGDYSSLNAIQWEVLENYERFLKTVLALTAKKREQNRANIFTTNYDGLIAHVSERMLRHGYADFILNDGGSGFIKRNMYAKNFNRFFRDQGVFDRHSKSIPQVNLLQLHGSVYWFKDGSDNIEISYDLARAQARMSEVPCIENELFDAVLNDGEKSDADIESLDVNIPDAQIDEFWKQYEQLPIVNPTKWKFHETVFEEHYYQTLRLLSYELEKPNSVFVVFGFSFADEHILNLVKRSLSNPTLKMFVCCFNNKEKSSLQQKFEGFDNVELICVDGDLDFRAFNEQVFTVEARSDEAGS